In the Myxococcota bacterium genome, one interval contains:
- a CDS encoding UDP-3-O-acyl-N-acetylglucosamine deacetylase, with protein EFARHKILDLIGDLALLGVPLQGHVKAVRGGHKLHQALVAEIRANPSCWTLESPSSERELAPEAGVLQPALARRS; from the coding sequence CGAATTCGCGCGCCACAAGATCCTCGACCTGATCGGCGACCTGGCGCTGCTCGGCGTTCCGCTGCAGGGCCACGTCAAGGCGGTGCGCGGCGGTCACAAGCTCCATCAGGCGCTGGTGGCCGAGATCCGCGCGAACCCGTCCTGCTGGACGCTCGAGAGCCCGAGCAGCGAGCGTGAGCTCGCGCCCGAGGCCGGGGTCCTGCAG